CCCTTACCTACGCGGCAGAAAGCCTGTCGTACCGGACGGGCGGCCTGATCGACCAGATGCTCGAGGGGGTCGATCCGGGCACATCTGAGGCGAACGGGCAGATTCTTGCGGCGCTTCGGGAATACGCCGTCGAGTGTTCAATCCTCAAGGTGGTGGGAACAGAAACCCTCGATTGGATTGTTGACGAGGCCGTGCAGATTTTTGGCGGCTATGGCTTTTCCAGCGAGTATGAAGTAGAGCGCGCGTATCGCGACCAGCGCGTGAACCGTATCTTCGAGGGAACCAATGAGATTAATCGCCTGCTGATCACCGATATGCTTTTAAAGCGTTCGATGAAGGGCGAACTCGGATTGATTCCCGCAGCGCAGAAACTCATGGACCAGATTCTCGGCACGCCTTCAGGCGAGGCTTGGGAGGGCGAAGGACCTCTCGGCGACGCTGCAGCGATTCTGGAAGGCGCAAGGAAAGCGGCCTTGCTGGTTGCCGGAAGCGCCGTGCAGAAATATATGCAGGCGCTGGCGGAAGAGCAGGAAGTGGTTGGCGTGATCAGTAATCTGGTGATGGAAGTTTACGCGATGGAAAGCGCGCTCCTGCGAACCCGCAAGAAGATCGGCAAAACCTCCGTTGACTCGTGCCGGGCGGAAATCGATGCTACGACAATTTTTGCCCATGAAGCAGCGGACCGCGTTGAAGTGGAAGCAAAGCGCGCTTTGGGCAGAATTGCTGAAGGTGATGCGTTGCGCGCTCAACTTGCGGTCCTCCGGCGTTTCTTGCGGCGTACGCCGCCGGACGTGATCGGACTGAAGCGGCTTTTGGCAATCCGGGCCCTCGAACTCGGCCGCTATCCCTTCGCTTAACCGCGGCCACAGCGTTCAGCGGGTTCGACGCGGACACGTTTCGGAAGGGATGTTACAGGCCTTTCAGGGCTTTGACAGCGCCGGCGACGTCAGAAACGGCAAGCACCAGGTCAGACTGCTTTGCCCCTTTCGCAACCGTCGTATAGCCATGGTTGATATTGATGTTCGCCTCGGCAAGGCGCTCCGCGATTTCTGCGAGGAGACCGGGCCGATCTGTCAAAGTGAGCCTGAGAACATCCTCTTCCGTGACGCGCAAGTCCAGATCGCGCAGTACCTTTCTGGCACGGGTGGGACTGTTGACAAGCAGGCGAATGGGAATTTCGTTGCCGCTGGCGTAGGACGTGAAGGCGGTGATATCGACTTTCGCCCTGGCCAGCGCTCGGGCTACGCGGGCGATTTGTCCGGCGGAACCGTCAATCCAGATGGAGATTTGCTTTGCCTTGCTCATCGTTGCTTCCTTTCCACCGAGTCTCGATCTGCTGAGAATACGACGAAAAGGTTTCGGGTGTAAACGCCGGCCGATCGGCGAATAAAGATTTAGTTCCTGCTTTGGGAATCGCAGTTGGATTTCGACATCGCGGAAATTGATCCGGGCGCGAACTCGGTACAAACCGTGAGCCGCAGCCGAGAGGAGGTCATTTTGAAGGCGGTTGAAGATGTTCGAGTCGTGGTGGTGGGCAGCAGCAACTTTGACGTGGTGGTCAACGCCGAAAGGCCTCCCCGCGAGGGAGAGAACATACTGGCGACGAACCTGAAATTCTTCCCGGGCGGCAAGGGCGCCAACCAGGCGGTCGCCGTCAAGCGACTGGGCGCGCAGGTGACGTTTGTCGGCGCCGTGGGCAAGGACATCATCGGTGATTTCCTCATTGGCCATCTCGAGGCCAGTGGAATTGATACCCACTGGGTGCGCCGTGAAGCCGAGCGCTCATCGGGATGCGCCTTCATCAGCATCTGTCCCAGCGGGAACAATTCGATCGTGGTTGATCCCGGCGCCAACCGCACCTTGACGCCGAAAAACATCGAGGACGCGCACGAGGCGCTTGCCGGAGCCGACGCCGTCCTTACCGTCCTGGAGGTTCCCATGGAAACGGTGGAAGCGGTGTTACGGGCGGGGCGTAAAGCAGGCAAGCTGACGGTGTTGGATGCAGGTCCGCCGCGCCAGTGTTCAGCGGAGATTCTGAAGCTTGCCGACATTGTTTCCCCCAATGAGACGGAACTTGAAGCGCTCAGCAGGGAAACGGTTAGCGGGCGCGAATCCGTCGAAAAAGCGGCGCGGAAGCTGCTCCAACTGGGCGCGGAAAAGGTTGTGGTGAAGATGGGCGGCGACGGCTCGATGCTGGTTATCGCCGGCAAGGCAACTCACTTCCCAGCTTCAGAGATAAAGGTTGTGGACCCAACCGCAGCAGGCGATGCGTTTACGGCGGCCCTCACCGTGAGGCTTGCCATGGGCGAGAAGATCGACGATGCAATGCGCTACGCAAACCTGGCCGGAGCGTTGGCTGTGACCCGGCTGGGTGCTCTTCCCTCACTGCCGACGCGCGAAGAAGTGGATGCTTTCGCTGCTGGAAAGGAGCCAGCGTAGAGCCGGGGATAAAATGACGACCGGAGATCAGTTATCTTTCCTCAGGATTACATTCCCAAGAAACCCGTGGTTCCGTCCCTGCGCATCGACCACGCGAACGCTTACCCTGAAGGCATCAGCCGGAAGCGGTACCGTTTTGTCCAGCCGAACCACTTCGCGGGGATCGACGGCTTGCAGGTTCTGGTGGCTGATCTCCTCACCCATGGCGCTATAGAATACCGCTTCCGCTGTCCCGGGAACAAAAACTCCGAACACTCCCTTCAAATTCACCTGGTTGCCCGTAACTTCGCCGGAGAGCGGCTGGCTGATGGCGCCGACCCAGACGGTTTTCACTACTGGATTGGGCAGCCGCGTCGGCGCCCAATGCACTGTGAACTCGTATTCCTGGCCCGGGTCGAGGGTGGCATAAGGGCTGATCACCTCGGTTTCCAGGAAATAGGGAGTCTGCTTCGGGTCGTCCGGCAGGGTCTGGAAAAACGGGCCGCGAGAGATGTGCCCGGGGCCGTCGTTCCACGACTCGACGGAAGCATTGTCGGGATACTCCTGGCTGGGGAAATGCTTGAACGTTTCCACCAGGCAGGCGTTCTTCTGGCCGTTCACCACGGCGTACCAGCCGGCGTTGGAATCCGCCGCCACTTTGCCCACGCGGTATTCATAATGGACGCGCAACATCTGGCCGTTATCGATTGCCTGGTAACTCGGATTGCGCGCATCGCCGTACGGATGATAATAGCCTCCCGGGAACATGCTGTGCGGGTTCAGCGGTATATATACGTAAAGCTCAGGGTTGGGCTTGGACGGGTCGCTTGCGTCTGCGGCATCGTTCTGGATCAGGTGCCAGATGCCCCAGCGGATTCGCCGCAGGCTGATGTTGCGCATCACCTGGTCCACCTGGACGCGCGTCGTGCCTGCATAGACGTGGTACGTGCGGATGAACTGGACTCCGCTCCGCTGATCGGGCGGGCTGGTTACGCGGACGGCCACTTCCTCGGTCGTGTCCTTCACCACTTCGGATTTAAAAGGGCTGCCATCGAGGATGTAATAAGGGATGCTGGGCCACTCGTTATCATTCATCCAGCCTTCCGGCGCCGGCCACACTTTATCGCCGCCGTAGTTGGCCCATCCTGATTTCAAATTGTTCTGGCTTTCTGGCAGGACCTTCCCCTCAAACTGCTTGTTCACGAAAAAGTAGCTCTGATCGCCCAGTTCCAGTTGAATAGCGCGGCCGCCGATTTCCGGCGTCACGTAGAGGGTGACGATGCCGTTGGTCAGGCGGTATGCTTTCCAGCCATGGAATTCGGTGGTTTCGAGTTTTGCCTCAAACGAGGGGACCGTTGACGCCATGACAGACCTCGCGGAAAAGGGGAGAAGTAGTGCGCGAAGCATCCCCGAAGGTTGCGACCACCGGACGGATGGATATAAGTAGAGTGCCGAAAATAGAACCACGCAGATCCAAGTCATTGCCGCAGGGCGTAGTCGTTTCATGCGATTCCTTAGCAAACAGAATGTCCGGCCATTCTAATACCTCGAGACCGATATGCGCTTATCGCTTCAGAGCGGGCCCGGTAGCCAGCGCCGACAGCCGGTGTGCCAGCTCGCGCACCGCCGGGTAAAGCTTCCGGTAAACGTCGTAATGGCGATCGTAAACAGCGCTGTTCGTGGCACGCGGATAAAGGCATTCACTCACCTGGATGGCTTCGCGCGCGGATTCCTCCACCGACGAATACACCTTCGCGCCGGCGCCCGCCAAAAGCGCCGCGCCAAACGCAGAGCCTTCGGATGTCTTCAGCGTCACCAGTTCTTTGCTGTAAACATCCGCCTGGATTTGCCGCCAGGTGAAGCTGCGCGAACCGCCGCCCGAGGCCCGGATCTGGTCCACGGGTATATCAAGTTCGTTGAAGATTTCGAGCGAATCGCGCAGGCTGAAGGCGACGCCTTCAAGAATGGCGCGGATGAGATGCCCGCGCGTGTGGGACGCTGTCAGGCCGAACCACATTCCACGGGCTTCGGGATCAAGATGCGGCGTGCGCTCGCCCATCAGGTAAGGCAAAAACAGGACGCCGCCGGACCCGGGAGGAACGTGCTCGGCCTCCTTGATGAGCAGTTCATACACGTCGGAGCCCGTCTCGCCCGCGTACCAGCTTTCTACCGTGCCGAAGTGGTCGCGGAACCAGCGCAGCGAAAGCCCGGCGCCTTGCGTCACACCCATCACGTGCCACTTGCCGGGAACAGCGTGGCAGAAGGTGTGGATGCGACCGGCAGGGTCAAGCTTGGGAGCGCCTGTGTAGGCAAACATCACACCGGAACTTCCCAGCGTGCTCGATGTCAGGCCCGGCAGTACAATGCCATTGCCCACGGCGCTCGCGGCCTGGTCTCCGGCGCCGCCCACCACCGGCGTGCCGGCAACCAGCCCGGTGAGCAGTGCGGCTTCGCGCGTGACGGCGCCGGTGATTTCCGGCGATTCGTAGGCCGTGGGCAGGAGTCCGGAATCCAGTTGGAGCGCCGCAAGGATTTCCTGAGACCAGCGGCGCTTCGAGACGTCAAACAGCAATGTCCCGGAAGCGTCGGAAACGTCGGTGGCAAATTCGCCGGTCAGCCGGTAGCGGACAAAATCTTTGGGCAGCAGGAAGTGCGCGGCCCGGTCAAAAATGGCAGGCTCATGGTCGCGAATCCAGAGCAGCTTGGGCGCTGAAAAGCCGGTGAGCGCGGGGTTCGAAACCAACTGAATCAGCCGCTCGGAGCCGACCTGGGCCGTGATCCAGTCGCATTGCGGCTGGCTGCGCTGGTCGCACCAGATCAGCGACGGCCTCAGCACGGCATTCGCGCGGTCGAGCAGCACCACGCCGTGCATCTGTCCTGAAAGCCCCACCGCCTTGATGTCCGATCCCTTCAGCTCCGCTTCAGCCAGAGCTCCCTGGACTGCAACGGTAGTTGCTTCCCACCAGTCTTCGGGTTCCTGCTCAGCCCAGCCGGGCTTCTCCATGCGCATCGGCTGATGGTCGCCGGTGGCGGCGCCCACAACCGTGCCATCCGGACGGACAATCACCGCCCGCGTCCCCGTCGTGCCAATGTCAATTCCCATTAGGTAGGACATCGTTCTGAGAGGCCAGGAGTGAGGAGTAAGAAGTCACGACTCGGAAGCCACGGCCTTGTCATTCCCGCGCAAGCGGGATCTATCGACTTCACCAGAGCCCTTCCTCCTCAGTCCCCACGCAGCGGCGCTATTTCTCTATCACCTATCGTTTTCTCCAGCAGGTACAGCGACCTGGCGCTGTGTGGATAGTTTCCGACCATGCATCGCCGATTTTCTCGATGACCGTTCCGTCCAGCTTGTTGATCTCCATTCCAATCTGCCCGTGCGCGGCTAGGGTCGCCCGCTTACCCCCGGCAAATTTACTCGCGAAGGCGAGATACTGGTCGGAGCACCTTTTTATGAGCTGATTTATCACGAAGTGGCTATCAAAGATACAGCCTTGCGGCACCTCGTCTACAATTTGTCGAATCGCGGTTTCCATTGGAAATTCCTCTTCACTTTTGAACTCTAAACTTACTTCTTCAGCGGATGTGCCTTATCGTATGCGGCGTCTTTCCTTGCTTCTTCCGCCGCAGCCTGCGCCTCATACTCTTTAAGGACTTTCATAATGTGGTCGCACTTAGCCACCATGCGCCGAGACAAATTGGCGAAAGGATCGGGATAGCCATCAGCGTAGCAGCTGTTTAACGTAGCCGCCGCTACCTCTCCAATATACAAGCGCACTAGATGAACGGTACTGGCGTTTACTTGGCCCTGAAGTTGAGCCTGTTGGCGGGCCTCCTCAACCCCGGCCTGCGCCAGCTTTAGCTGGTGGTCTTCCACACCGCTCTGAACCAAGAAGCCAATGATAATCAGCGCTACAAGAGAGACAACCATCCAAACAAGGATCTTAAAAGGCTTTCTCATTTCGTACCTCCAGCATCAACGAACCTTCTCCCACTTCCCCGACTTGGCTGATTTTTCGATCGCTTCCATGACCGTCTGATTCTTGACACCATCCGCAAAATTCGGGGACGGCATTTTATCTTTCTGCAGCGCAGTGAGGAAATCGTGGACTGCGTGAACGAAGGTATGCTCGTAGCCGATGATGTGCCCGGAAGGCCACCAGGCGCCGACGTAAGGATGCACAGCCTCCGTGACATTAATGGTCTTGAAGCCCTGATCGCCGGGCTTATCTGTCGAATCATAGATCTCGAGTTCGTTCATGCGTTCCAGGTTGAAGGCCAGACTGCCCTTGCTTCCGTAGAGCTGGAAGGTGTTGTAATTCCGCCGGCCTCCGCAGAATCGGGATGATTCAAAGACGCCTACGCTCTGGTTGCGAAAGCGCGCCAGAAAATTGGTGTCGTCGTCCACGGTGACTTTGCCTTTGCCCTTGCTGCCCTTTGCGCCCCAGGTGGTTGCGCCGCTGCCCGCGAGCGGCCGCTCCTTGATAAAGGTGGTCATCTGGGATGTGAGCGAGACGAATTCGCCATTGAGGAAGCGCGCAAAATCGATGGCGTGCGAACCGATGTCGCCCAGCGCGCCGCTGCCGGCAAACTTCTTTTCCAGCCGCCAGACCAGCGGAAAATCAGGGTCCATGATCCAGTCCTGGAGGTAAGCGCCGTGGTAGTGGTAGATGTCGCCGATGCGGCCGTCCTCGATCATCTGCTTGGCGAGGCAGACGGCGGGAATCTTGCGGTAATTGTGCATGATCATGTGCTTCACGCCCGCGCGTTCAACCGCCTGAAGCATCTTTTTGGCATCGGCAACATTGTTGGCCAGCGGCTTCTCGCAGATGACGTGCTTGCCCGCCTGGGCCGCCGCAATGGCCATTTGGGCGTGCAGATAACCGGGGCTCGAAACGTCAACAACGTCGATGTCTTTCCTCGCCACCACACGGCGCCAGTCAGTGTCAGTCTCCTCCCATCCGAACTGGCGCGCTGCTGCGTCCAACCCTGCACGATCGCGGCCGCAGATCACCTTCAGCCGCGGCGTCAGCTTGCCGGGGAAAAAGTGGCTGACCTGCCGGTAGGCGTTGGAATGCGCCTTGCCCATGAACTTGTATCCGATGAGTGCGATGTTGATGTCGGTCATGATTTGCTCCTTAAAGAGAGTGACGAGTGACAAGTGACGAGCTGAAACACGAAGAAGAAGCGAGGTTCGCAGACCTGGCTAGGACGCGGATCAGTCCGCCCTCGACAGCCTTCGACGAAGAGCGTTTAACATTTTCTTCAGTTCGGAAATCAGCCCGAACGCCTCTTCCCCATTGGCTGCCGAGCAGAAACCGAGATCGGAACACAACGTCAACTGGGTGTCCAATTCAGCCAACGACCCCTCGGCAGTAGAAATGAAATGGATGAACTTTGCAGTACTTTTGCGCGCCTGCCCCTCCGCAATGTTAGAAGGAACCGAAATTGCTGCTCGCCTCATCTGCGAAACTAACCCAAATTTCTCCTCTGTCGGAAACGGCTTGGTAATAGCGTATATGACCTTCGCCAATTCCAGACCTTTCTGCCAGACTTGGAGGTCTCTGTAACTCGCAACCCTGGACTTTTCCGCAGTCTGAACCATGTCTCGACGCCTGTAAGCTCTGCCCGCACTCGCCACTCGTCACTCATCACTGCCTTGTTCACACCCACCACGCCCCGGTCAGCTTTTCCTTGATGACGATTTCGTTCAGGAAGGCGGCGGCTTTTGCGAGGCCTTCATCCACGGACATCAGGCTGTCTTCATGCTCGATGGAGAGAACGTCGTTGTAGCCGATCATCTGGAGCGTCGAAACGAAGTCGCCCCAGAAATCGCGTCCGTGGCCGAAGCCGACGGTGCGAAACAGCCAGGAGCGGTTCTTCTCGTCCGTGTATGACTTGGTGTCGAGCACTCCGTTTACCTTGTAGTTCACCTCGTACATCCGGGTGTCTTTGGCGTGAACGTGAAAGACCGCATCGCCCAGCTTCCGGATGGCGGCGCAGGGGTCAATCCCCTGCCAGAACATGTGGCTGGGATCAAAATTGCAGCCGATAGCCGGCCCTGCTGCCTCGCGCAGCCGCAGCATGGATTCCGGCGAATAGGCCACAAAACCCGGATGCATCTCGATGGCGATGCGGACGCCGTGGTCGGCGGCAAACTTCGCCCGCTTCTTCCAGTAAGGAATCACCTTCTTTTCCCACTGCCACTTCAGCATTTCCAGATAATCAGGCGGCCAGGCGCAGGTGATCCAGTTGGGATACTTCGAGTTGTCGGAATCTCCCGGGCAGCCTGAAAAGTCGATGACGCGCGTCACCCCAAGCTTTTCAGCCATCAGGATGGTTTTGCGGCTGACCTCCGCGGCGGAGTCGGCGGTCTTCTTGACCGGATGCAGCGGGTTGCCGTGGCAACTGAGGGCACTGATGGTGATGCCCTGGTCATCGAGTTTCTGCTTGAATTCCTTGATTTTGGCAGGCGTGTTCAGCAGATCGAGGTTAAGGTGCGCGTTGCCAGGGTAGTTCCCGGTGCCAAGCTCGATGGTGCTGATTCCCAGCGGCTTGATCTTGTCGATGACTTCCTGCAGGTTCAGGTTCGAAAACAGGACGGTGAATAGACCGACTTTCATGGTGAGTCTCCGTTCGCCGGCCGCGACGCCAACGGAATAAGCATGAAATAGCCCGGCTGGCCGCGGCCGAATTTGGGATTTGTTTCCAGGCAAAAGAATGAATAAATCTATCGACCGCAGCGGCGGACGTCAACTGGAAAATGGGGAGCCGAACAGGGCCACGATTCTTAATCAGGAGTTCGGAGCTTTGAGCTCCGGCGCTGGCATAGCCACTTCAGCCTGGGGCATTCCGGTCCCCGGCATTCCAAGGGTCCCACGGTTCTTTCCTCAGGAGGTCGTTCAGCTCCGACGTTGACAGTCGTCGCGGCTCCAGCCAATGGGGCTTCAGGCTCTGAAGGGATCATCGGGCAATTCTGAAGCACTGACCCGCCGCTCCTGACTTCCAGCCTCTCCCGCCGATTTTGCTTGACTTAGTAGGCTAGCTGTGGTAGCCTTGTTAAACAGCGAAGATTTAGGCGCAGGATCAGGGAAGAAACGCAGTGTTTCTAGCGCACGATCTATCGTTGGACCGGCGGTCTTCTCAGTGGCCGATAGACGAATGCGTGCCGGCAACGAGCGAATTTTTGCAGTCCCCAAAAAGGCACTTTTCGCGCTGGTTTTGAGGCAAATGGGACAAAAAAACACGTTTTTTGAAAAACGAACCGGAGAGGTTGTTGAAAACAAAGGAAAATTGCCAAAAAACGAACCGGAAACG
The sequence above is a segment of the Terriglobia bacterium genome. Coding sequences within it:
- a CDS encoding sugar phosphate isomerase/epimerase codes for the protein MKVGLFTVLFSNLNLQEVIDKIKPLGISTIELGTGNYPGNAHLNLDLLNTPAKIKEFKQKLDDQGITISALSCHGNPLHPVKKTADSAAEVSRKTILMAEKLGVTRVIDFSGCPGDSDNSKYPNWITCAWPPDYLEMLKWQWEKKVIPYWKKRAKFAADHGVRIAIEMHPGFVAYSPESMLRLREAAGPAIGCNFDPSHMFWQGIDPCAAIRKLGDAVFHVHAKDTRMYEVNYKVNGVLDTKSYTDEKNRSWLFRTVGFGHGRDFWGDFVSTLQMIGYNDVLSIEHEDSLMSVDEGLAKAAAFLNEIVIKEKLTGAWWV
- a CDS encoding four helix bundle protein; protein product: MVQTAEKSRVASYRDLQVWQKGLELAKVIYAITKPFPTEEKFGLVSQMRRAAISVPSNIAEGQARKSTAKFIHFISTAEGSLAELDTQLTLCSDLGFCSAANGEEAFGLISELKKMLNALRRRLSRAD
- a CDS encoding DUF4380 domain-containing protein, which produces MASTVPSFEAKLETTEFHGWKAYRLTNGIVTLYVTPEIGGRAIQLELGDQSYFFVNKQFEGKVLPESQNNLKSGWANYGGDKVWPAPEGWMNDNEWPSIPYYILDGSPFKSEVVKDTTEEVAVRVTSPPDQRSGVQFIRTYHVYAGTTRVQVDQVMRNISLRRIRWGIWHLIQNDAADASDPSKPNPELYVYIPLNPHSMFPGGYYHPYGDARNPSYQAIDNGQMLRVHYEYRVGKVAADSNAGWYAVVNGQKNACLVETFKHFPSQEYPDNASVESWNDGPGHISRGPFFQTLPDDPKQTPYFLETEVISPYATLDPGQEYEFTVHWAPTRLPNPVVKTVWVGAISQPLSGEVTGNQVNLKGVFGVFVPGTAEAVFYSAMGEEISHQNLQAVDPREVVRLDKTVPLPADAFRVSVRVVDAQGRNHGFLGNVILRKDN
- the xylB gene encoding xylulokinase, which translates into the protein MGIDIGTTGTRAVIVRPDGTVVGAATGDHQPMRMEKPGWAEQEPEDWWEATTVAVQGALAEAELKGSDIKAVGLSGQMHGVVLLDRANAVLRPSLIWCDQRSQPQCDWITAQVGSERLIQLVSNPALTGFSAPKLLWIRDHEPAIFDRAAHFLLPKDFVRYRLTGEFATDVSDASGTLLFDVSKRRWSQEILAALQLDSGLLPTAYESPEITGAVTREAALLTGLVAGTPVVGGAGDQAASAVGNGIVLPGLTSSTLGSSGVMFAYTGAPKLDPAGRIHTFCHAVPGKWHVMGVTQGAGLSLRWFRDHFGTVESWYAGETGSDVYELLIKEAEHVPPGSGGVLFLPYLMGERTPHLDPEARGMWFGLTASHTRGHLIRAILEGVAFSLRDSLEIFNELDIPVDQIRASGGGSRSFTWRQIQADVYSKELVTLKTSEGSAFGAALLAGAGAKVYSSVEESAREAIQVSECLYPRATNSAVYDRHYDVYRKLYPAVRELAHRLSALATGPALKR
- a CDS encoding Gfo/Idh/MocA family oxidoreductase, with amino-acid sequence MTDINIALIGYKFMGKAHSNAYRQVSHFFPGKLTPRLKVICGRDRAGLDAAARQFGWEETDTDWRRVVARKDIDVVDVSSPGYLHAQMAIAAAQAGKHVICEKPLANNVADAKKMLQAVERAGVKHMIMHNYRKIPAVCLAKQMIEDGRIGDIYHYHGAYLQDWIMDPDFPLVWRLEKKFAGSGALGDIGSHAIDFARFLNGEFVSLTSQMTTFIKERPLAGSGATTWGAKGSKGKGKVTVDDDTNFLARFRNQSVGVFESSRFCGGRRNYNTFQLYGSKGSLAFNLERMNELEIYDSTDKPGDQGFKTINVTEAVHPYVGAWWPSGHIIGYEHTFVHAVHDFLTALQKDKMPSPNFADGVKNQTVMEAIEKSAKSGKWEKVR
- the rbsK gene encoding ribokinase — its product is MKAVEDVRVVVVGSSNFDVVVNAERPPREGENILATNLKFFPGGKGANQAVAVKRLGAQVTFVGAVGKDIIGDFLIGHLEASGIDTHWVRREAERSSGCAFISICPSGNNSIVVDPGANRTLTPKNIEDAHEALAGADAVLTVLEVPMETVEAVLRAGRKAGKLTVLDAGPPRQCSAEILKLADIVSPNETELEALSRETVSGRESVEKAARKLLQLGAEKVVVKMGGDGSMLVIAGKATHFPASEIKVVDPTAAGDAFTAALTVRLAMGEKIDDAMRYANLAGALAVTRLGALPSLPTREEVDAFAAGKEPA
- a CDS encoding acyl-CoA dehydrogenase family protein; its protein translation is LTYAAESLSYRTGGLIDQMLEGVDPGTSEANGQILAALREYAVECSILKVVGTETLDWIVDEAVQIFGGYGFSSEYEVERAYRDQRVNRIFEGTNEINRLLITDMLLKRSMKGELGLIPAAQKLMDQILGTPSGEAWEGEGPLGDAAAILEGARKAALLVAGSAVQKYMQALAEEQEVVGVISNLVMEVYAMESALLRTRKKIGKTSVDSCRAEIDATTIFAHEAADRVEVEAKRALGRIAEGDALRAQLAVLRRFLRRTPPDVIGLKRLLAIRALELGRYPFA
- a CDS encoding ACT domain-containing protein, translating into MSKAKQISIWIDGSAGQIARVARALARAKVDITAFTSYASGNEIPIRLLVNSPTRARKVLRDLDLRVTEEDVLRLTLTDRPGLLAEIAERLAEANININHGYTTVAKGAKQSDLVLAVSDVAGAVKALKGL